In Chryseobacterium lactis, a single genomic region encodes these proteins:
- the murD gene encoding UDP-N-acetylmuramoyl-L-alanine--D-glutamate ligase: MKIVVLGGGESGCGAAYLAKKKGLEVFLSDKGAIKDNYKQFLTENEIEFEEENHNEEIILNADWIVKSPGIPKKAEIIQKIHEKGIRLSSEIEFASEFTDAKIIAITGSNGKTTTTSLIYYILKNDGLNVGLGGNIGYSFAKQVADENHEYYVLEVSSFQLDDIQNFRPYISLLLNLSQDHLDQYNYNYEEYALAKFRIAENQENDNFFIYNKDDEMSKSLLEKLEIKAKMIPFSIKEKLSEGGFISNDNIVVKMKDEFSMKVEELSLLGNHNVANSLAASIAGKILEINNESIRHSLMTFQAVEHRLELVTEIEGVKYINDSKATNVNATYYALESMKNPTVWIVGGLDKGNDYTEIEDLVKRKVKAIVCLGIDNKKIIDFFKDKKEFIYDTSSMEEAVKISKSLAKNGDTVLLSPCCASFDLFKSYEDRGRQFKAQVLKANGH; the protein is encoded by the coding sequence ATGAAAATAGTTGTTTTAGGAGGTGGAGAAAGCGGATGCGGAGCTGCTTATTTGGCTAAAAAGAAAGGTTTGGAAGTATTTCTTTCAGACAAGGGAGCCATTAAAGATAACTACAAGCAGTTTCTTACCGAAAATGAAATTGAATTTGAAGAAGAAAATCACAACGAAGAAATCATTTTAAATGCAGACTGGATTGTAAAAAGCCCTGGAATTCCCAAAAAGGCAGAGATCATTCAAAAAATTCATGAGAAAGGAATAAGACTTTCCTCTGAAATTGAATTTGCTTCTGAATTTACAGATGCAAAAATCATTGCCATTACCGGAAGCAACGGAAAAACAACAACCACTTCCCTGATCTATTATATCCTGAAAAATGACGGATTAAATGTAGGCTTGGGAGGAAATATCGGTTACAGTTTTGCCAAACAGGTCGCTGATGAAAACCATGAATATTATGTATTGGAAGTAAGCTCTTTCCAGTTGGATGACATTCAGAACTTCAGACCTTATATTTCTTTATTGCTCAATCTGTCTCAGGATCACCTGGACCAGTACAATTATAACTATGAAGAATATGCGCTGGCAAAATTCAGAATAGCAGAAAATCAGGAAAATGACAATTTCTTCATCTACAATAAAGATGATGAAATGAGTAAAAGCCTTCTTGAAAAGCTGGAGATAAAAGCAAAAATGATCCCTTTTTCAATCAAAGAGAAATTGTCTGAAGGGGGATTTATTAGTAACGATAACATTGTGGTAAAAATGAAAGATGAATTCTCAATGAAAGTTGAAGAATTATCACTCCTTGGAAACCATAACGTTGCCAATAGCTTAGCCGCATCGATAGCAGGTAAGATACTGGAAATCAACAATGAAAGTATAAGACATTCGTTAATGACATTCCAGGCAGTAGAACACAGATTGGAATTAGTAACTGAAATTGAAGGCGTTAAGTATATCAACGACAGTAAAGCAACCAACGTAAATGCTACTTATTATGCCTTAGAAAGCATGAAAAACCCAACCGTCTGGATTGTTGGCGGTCTCGATAAAGGAAATGACTATACCGAAATTGAAGATTTAGTCAAAAGAAAAGTAAAAGCAATTGTTTGCTTAGGAATTGATAACAAGAAGATCATAGATTTCTTTAAAGATAAAAAAGAATTTATTTATGATACTTCAAGTATGGAAGAAGCCGTGAAAATATCAAAATCATTGGCTAAAAACGGAGACACTGTTCTACTATCTCCTTGTTGTGCAAGCTTTGATTTATTCAAAAGCTATGAAGACAGAGGAAGACAGTTTAAAGCGCAGGTATTAAAAGCCAATGGCCATTAG
- the ftsA gene encoding cell division protein FtsA yields MENQEYSVGLDIGTTKIVAIVGRRNAHGKIEVLGVGKAKSLGVHKGIVNNISQTINSIKAAVSEAQSSAGVPIRKVTVGIAGKHIRSLQHSDYIMREHPDKFITDDDIEALKDQVKKLVMLPGEEIIHVLPQEYKVDSEGEIQEPVGMHGKRLEANFHVVVGQMGSIRNIARCVREAGLEMEALTLEPLASSEAVLTKEEKEAGVAIVDIGGGTTDIAIFKDNIIRHTCVIPYGGGIITEDIKEGCSIIEKHAEQLKVKFGSAVPELEKDSTFVTIPGLHGRPDKEISLKTLAQIINARVEEVLEMVNTELKAYGAFEQKKKLIAGIVLTGGGSNLKHLRQLANYTTGFDSRIGFANEYIANDKNQYLKGPEFATSIGLLMESLKIRDKKQNADDIMEMVVEQTKPEVTVTQTENIQPSQQATPVQEQPVMSQQQENRRAKLTFGQSLMEKVKKFFEEVE; encoded by the coding sequence ATGGAAAATCAAGAGTATTCAGTAGGTCTGGACATCGGGACAACAAAGATAGTCGCGATTGTCGGAAGAAGGAATGCACACGGGAAAATAGAAGTTCTCGGTGTAGGCAAAGCTAAAAGTCTTGGTGTTCATAAAGGTATTGTGAATAATATTTCACAAACTATTAATTCAATCAAGGCTGCAGTATCCGAAGCACAATCCAGTGCTGGGGTTCCTATCCGCAAAGTTACGGTAGGTATTGCAGGAAAACACATTCGTTCTCTGCAGCACTCCGATTATATTATGCGTGAACATCCTGATAAATTTATTACAGATGATGACATTGAAGCATTAAAAGATCAGGTAAAAAAACTGGTTATGCTTCCTGGAGAAGAAATTATACATGTACTTCCACAAGAATACAAAGTGGATTCCGAGGGTGAAATTCAGGAACCTGTAGGAATGCACGGAAAGCGCTTAGAAGCTAACTTCCACGTTGTAGTCGGGCAAATGGGAAGCATCCGAAATATTGCAAGATGCGTTCGCGAAGCTGGGTTAGAAATGGAAGCGCTGACCTTAGAGCCTTTGGCCTCTTCAGAAGCGGTACTTACCAAAGAAGAAAAAGAAGCAGGAGTAGCTATTGTAGATATTGGTGGTGGTACTACCGATATTGCGATCTTTAAAGACAATATCATCCGTCATACCTGTGTAATCCCTTACGGAGGTGGAATTATAACGGAAGATATCAAAGAAGGCTGTTCAATTATTGAAAAACATGCAGAACAACTGAAAGTAAAATTTGGTTCGGCTGTTCCAGAATTGGAAAAAGACAGTACTTTTGTAACAATTCCGGGGCTTCACGGCAGACCAGATAAAGAAATTTCTTTAAAAACTTTAGCACAGATCATCAATGCCAGAGTAGAAGAAGTGCTTGAAATGGTAAATACCGAGTTAAAAGCCTACGGAGCGTTTGAACAAAAGAAAAAACTGATCGCAGGAATTGTTCTGACGGGTGGTGGTTCAAACCTGAAGCATCTTCGTCAGCTGGCTAATTATACAACAGGTTTTGACAGCAGAATCGGTTTTGCGAATGAATATATCGCCAATGACAAAAACCAGTATCTGAAAGGTCCTGAATTTGCTACCTCTATCGGATTACTGATGGAGAGTTTAAAAATCAGAGACAAAAAGCAAAATGCTGATGATATAATGGAAATGGTAGTTGAACAGACTAAGCCTGAAGTAACTGTTACACAGACTGAAAACATTCAACCTTCACAACAGGCGACTCCTGTACAGGAACAACCCGTGATGAGCCAGCAGCAAGAGAACAGAAGAGCGAAGTTGACCTTTGGCCAGTCGCTTATGGAAAAAGTAAAAAAATTCTTTGAAGAAGTAGAATAA
- the murC gene encoding UDP-N-acetylmuramate--L-alanine ligase: MKNLETYQTFYFVGIGGIGMSALARYFNASGKKVLGYDKTNTKLTQNLINEGIDIVFEDLIDEKITSLQKKDTLVIYTPAIKTLGILDYFNQNQFEVLKRAKVLGLITENTDCIAVAGTHGKTTTSTLVSHLCKEADLPFSCFLGGISENFKSNFLYNGSTYSVVEADEYDRSFLNLSPDWAVVTSTDADHLDIYGDKSHIEEGFRQFAALVPDDKKLFVRKGVEIGRGHQTYAVNEPADYYSDNLRMDHDKIYFDFHTPTETIKDFVWEIPGIHNVENATVALAILHNLGADFDTLKKAIANFKGIKRRYTKHIYQNGKIYIDDYAHHPTEINAVVGSIRTFYPDKKLLVVFQPHLFSRTRDFADGFAESLSKADELILLDIYPARELQENFEGITSSWLLEKVNLEKKEVSVLSDAFEKIKEKDFDILLTVGAGNIDTLYDPICEWIENLS, from the coding sequence ATGAAGAACTTAGAAACATATCAAACTTTTTACTTCGTTGGAATCGGAGGTATCGGAATGAGTGCTTTAGCACGCTATTTCAATGCATCCGGGAAAAAAGTATTGGGATACGACAAAACCAATACAAAATTGACGCAAAATCTGATCAACGAAGGTATTGATATCGTTTTTGAAGACCTTATTGATGAAAAAATCACTTCTCTGCAAAAAAAAGATACGTTGGTCATTTATACGCCGGCTATCAAAACGCTTGGAATTCTCGATTACTTCAACCAAAATCAGTTTGAAGTTTTAAAACGCGCCAAGGTTTTAGGGTTAATTACAGAAAACACAGACTGTATCGCAGTAGCAGGAACCCATGGGAAAACAACTACCTCTACCCTGGTTTCTCACTTATGTAAAGAGGCAGACTTGCCTTTCTCATGCTTTTTAGGAGGTATTTCGGAAAACTTTAAGTCTAATTTTCTGTACAACGGATCAACGTATTCTGTAGTAGAAGCTGATGAATACGACAGAAGTTTTCTGAACCTTTCTCCGGACTGGGCGGTAGTAACCTCTACAGATGCCGACCACTTGGATATTTACGGAGATAAAAGCCATATTGAAGAAGGTTTCAGACAATTTGCAGCGTTGGTTCCCGATGACAAAAAATTATTTGTAAGAAAAGGAGTTGAAATCGGAAGAGGCCATCAAACCTATGCGGTAAACGAGCCTGCAGATTATTATTCTGACAACCTGAGAATGGATCACGATAAAATTTATTTTGATTTCCACACCCCAACAGAAACAATAAAAGATTTTGTTTGGGAAATCCCGGGAATTCATAATGTAGAAAATGCTACGGTAGCACTGGCTATTCTGCACAATTTAGGCGCAGATTTTGATACGCTGAAAAAAGCGATTGCTAATTTTAAAGGAATTAAAAGAAGATATACCAAGCATATTTATCAAAACGGTAAAATTTACATTGACGACTATGCCCACCACCCAACAGAAATTAACGCTGTAGTGGGTTCTATCAGAACATTTTATCCCGATAAAAAATTATTGGTGGTTTTCCAGCCACACCTTTTCAGCAGAACGAGAGATTTTGCAGATGGGTTTGCTGAAAGCCTGAGCAAAGCTGATGAGTTGATCTTGCTTGACATTTATCCTGCAAGAGAACTTCAGGAAAATTTTGAAGGAATTACTTCAAGCTGGTTGCTTGAAAAAGTGAATTTAGAGAAAAAAGAAGTATCCGTTTTATCTGATGCTTTTGAAAAAATAAAAGAAAAAGATTTTGATATCCTCCTTACAGTGGGAGCAGGAAATATAGACACCCTGTACGACCCAATTTGTGAATGGATAGAAAATTTGAGTTAA
- a CDS encoding UDP-N-acetylmuramoyl-L-alanyl-D-glutamate--2,6-diaminopimelate ligase codes for MITTELVNRIPVVEIHGDSNREVTELVIDSRKVTANSLYVAMRGTVVDGHSFIASAIEKGAKTIVCEEFPEVLDENITYVKVKDSSKALGHIASNFYGNPSHKLKLIGVTGTNGKTSVSTLLFDVFKNLGYDSALLSTVEIRIGEEIIPATHTTPDVITINRILAEAVEKGCEYAFMEVSSHGIAQNRIEGLHFKVAGFTNLTHDHLDYHKTFEEYLKTKKRFFDGLEDTAIAITNVDDKNGNVMLQNTKAKKKSYALKTMADYHGKLLEADFNGMLLNFNGKEFWTTLTGKFNAYNLLLVFGIAEELGFEQDEILQAISKLKRVSGRFETFKSDGGIFFIVDYAHTPDALENILDSINDIRTKNERLITVFGCGGDRDHSKRPEMGNIAAKKSTLAIITSDNPRTEDPVQIIKEIEAGVEPQNFSKYTSIPDRKEAIKMAIKFAEPKDIVLVAGKGHENYQEINGVKHHFDDKEVINELWKLMSK; via the coding sequence ATGATAACAACAGAATTAGTAAACAGAATCCCAGTAGTAGAAATCCACGGTGACAGCAACCGTGAGGTTACTGAGTTGGTGATCGACAGCAGAAAGGTTACAGCGAACTCTCTTTACGTTGCAATGAGAGGAACTGTGGTGGACGGACATTCGTTCATCGCATCCGCTATTGAAAAAGGGGCTAAAACGATCGTTTGCGAAGAATTTCCTGAAGTACTGGATGAAAATATCACTTATGTAAAAGTAAAAGATTCATCAAAAGCTTTGGGACATATTGCTTCCAATTTCTATGGAAACCCATCTCATAAACTGAAATTGATTGGCGTTACCGGAACCAATGGAAAAACCTCTGTTTCTACCCTTCTTTTTGATGTATTCAAGAATTTGGGTTATGATTCCGCTTTACTGTCTACTGTTGAGATCAGAATCGGAGAAGAAATTATTCCGGCAACACACACCACTCCGGATGTGATTACCATCAACAGAATTTTAGCTGAAGCTGTTGAAAAAGGATGCGAATATGCATTCATGGAAGTAAGCTCTCATGGAATTGCCCAAAACAGAATCGAAGGATTACACTTCAAAGTGGCAGGGTTTACCAATCTTACTCATGATCATTTAGATTATCATAAAACATTTGAAGAATATTTAAAAACAAAGAAAAGATTCTTCGACGGACTTGAAGATACAGCCATTGCCATCACCAATGTGGATGACAAAAATGGAAATGTGATGCTTCAGAATACCAAAGCTAAAAAGAAATCTTACGCTTTGAAAACCATGGCCGACTACCACGGAAAACTTTTAGAAGCTGATTTCAACGGAATGTTGCTGAACTTCAATGGAAAAGAATTCTGGACCACCTTAACCGGTAAATTCAATGCCTACAATCTACTGCTTGTATTTGGAATTGCAGAAGAACTTGGTTTTGAACAGGATGAAATCCTGCAGGCCATCAGCAAGTTGAAAAGAGTTTCTGGAAGATTTGAAACCTTTAAATCTGATGGCGGAATCTTCTTCATCGTTGATTATGCACATACTCCGGATGCATTAGAAAACATCCTGGACAGCATCAATGATATCAGAACAAAAAATGAAAGGTTAATCACGGTTTTCGGTTGCGGAGGTGACAGAGATCACTCAAAAAGACCTGAAATGGGGAATATTGCCGCTAAAAAATCAACATTGGCAATTATCACTTCAGACAACCCAAGAACAGAAGATCCGGTACAAATTATAAAGGAAATTGAAGCAGGTGTTGAACCTCAAAACTTCAGCAAATACACTTCAATTCCGGACAGAAAAGAAGCCATTAAAATGGCCATAAAGTTTGCAGAACCTAAAGATATTGTTTTGGTAGCCGGAAAGGGCCACGAAAACTATCAGGAGATAAATGGTGTAAAACATCATTTTGATGACAAAGAAGTAATTAATGAGCTTTGGAAATTAATGAGCAAGTAA
- the mraY gene encoding phospho-N-acetylmuramoyl-pentapeptide-transferase — translation MLYYLYEYLTDHGIHVPGLGMLKYISFRAGISVLLSLIIALVYGKRVINYLRAKQMGELVRDLGLDGQKQKEGTPTMGGLIIILATIIPVLLFTRITNVYIVLLLVSMIWMGAIGFLDDYLKKIKKNKDGLSGKFKVVGQVGLGLIVGVTMYFHPDITVKRKYADAKVVNRNNVEQNFMPTEKITVSTVPFAKNNEFDYSGILFWMNDKDAHEWAWVVFIPIVIFIVTAVSNGANITDGIDGLAAGTSAIILLTLALFAYLSGNIIFADYLNIMFLPNMGETTIFAVAMVGAVIGFFWYNTYPAQVFMGDTGSLMLGGVIAVLAIILRKELLIPVLCGIFLIENLSVMLQVIVFKYRKRKYGLEYAQNNRLFKMSPVHHHYQKVGFHESKIVNRMIIIGVILAIICLITLKMR, via the coding sequence ATGCTATACTATCTATACGAATATCTAACCGACCACGGAATCCATGTTCCGGGACTGGGAATGTTAAAATACATATCCTTTCGTGCCGGCATATCGGTATTGCTTTCTCTTATCATCGCTCTTGTTTACGGAAAAAGAGTTATCAATTACCTGAGAGCAAAGCAAATGGGAGAATTAGTACGTGATCTTGGCCTGGATGGGCAAAAGCAGAAAGAAGGAACTCCTACCATGGGAGGACTCATTATTATTTTGGCAACCATCATTCCCGTATTGCTGTTTACAAGAATCACCAATGTTTATATTGTCCTGCTTTTGGTTTCAATGATATGGATGGGAGCCATTGGTTTCCTGGATGATTATTTAAAGAAAATCAAGAAAAATAAAGACGGCCTAAGCGGCAAATTTAAAGTAGTTGGCCAGGTGGGATTAGGGTTAATTGTCGGAGTTACAATGTATTTCCACCCCGACATCACCGTTAAAAGAAAATATGCTGATGCAAAAGTGGTCAACAGAAACAACGTAGAGCAGAACTTTATGCCTACCGAAAAAATTACAGTTTCCACCGTTCCGTTTGCAAAAAACAATGAGTTTGATTACAGCGGGATTTTATTTTGGATGAATGATAAAGATGCCCACGAATGGGCATGGGTTGTCTTTATCCCGATTGTTATTTTTATTGTAACAGCAGTTTCCAATGGAGCAAACATTACCGACGGAATTGATGGTCTTGCAGCGGGAACAAGTGCTATCATATTGCTTACACTAGCCCTCTTCGCCTATCTTTCTGGTAACATCATCTTTGCAGACTACCTCAATATTATGTTCCTCCCCAATATGGGAGAAACCACCATTTTTGCCGTCGCAATGGTAGGTGCCGTTATCGGGTTCTTTTGGTACAATACTTACCCTGCCCAGGTTTTCATGGGAGACACAGGAAGTTTGATGTTGGGAGGAGTAATTGCCGTGTTAGCAATTATTTTAAGAAAAGAATTGCTGATTCCAGTATTATGCGGAATCTTCTTAATTGAAAACCTTTCCGTAATGCTTCAGGTAATCGTTTTCAAATACAGAAAAAGAAAATATGGGTTGGAATATGCCCAAAACAATAGATTGTTCAAAATGTCACCAGTACACCACCACTACCAAAAGGTAGGATTTCACGAAAGTAAAATTGTGAACAGGATGATCATCATCGGTGTTATACTGGCTATTATATGTTTAATCACATTAAAAATGAGATAA
- the murG gene encoding undecaprenyldiphospho-muramoylpentapeptide beta-N-acetylglucosaminyltransferase, with protein MNKKLKIILSGGGTGGHIFPAIAIADEIKKRFPDAEFLFIGANGKMEMEKVPQAGYKIEGIDIAGIDRGNLLSNLGLPFKILKSLSRSKKIIKNFAPDFAVGTGGFASGPALYEASKMGIPIFIQEQNAHAGVTNKILSKKAKAVFTAYPKVEGFPAEKIKFLGNPIRSTIVSGMQETAIAKEKMGLNKDKLTILSVGGSLGSRTLNNAWKSHLNEIVNKDYQLIWQTGKLDYKDILEETKNVDTRNIQILEFIKDMELAYSAADIIVSRAGAIAISELAVAQKPVLLVPFPFAAEDHQTKNALNLVEKNAARMVKDSEMQEKFWNTLSEICGNESVRKEMSDNLKYFAKPDAAKEIVDEIFKIIR; from the coding sequence ATGAACAAAAAACTAAAAATAATACTATCAGGCGGAGGAACAGGAGGTCATATCTTCCCTGCCATCGCCATCGCTGATGAAATCAAAAAAAGATTTCCGGATGCAGAATTTTTGTTCATTGGAGCCAACGGTAAAATGGAAATGGAAAAAGTTCCACAAGCCGGCTATAAAATAGAAGGAATTGATATCGCTGGAATCGACAGAGGAAACTTGTTATCCAACCTGGGACTGCCTTTCAAAATTCTGAAAAGCTTATCCAGGTCCAAAAAGATCATTAAGAACTTCGCTCCGGATTTCGCAGTAGGAACAGGAGGTTTTGCCAGCGGACCCGCTCTTTATGAAGCGAGTAAAATGGGAATTCCAATTTTTATTCAGGAACAGAATGCCCATGCAGGAGTGACTAATAAAATTTTAAGCAAAAAAGCTAAAGCAGTTTTTACAGCTTATCCAAAAGTAGAAGGCTTCCCTGCAGAAAAGATAAAGTTCTTAGGAAATCCGATCCGCTCCACTATTGTTTCAGGTATGCAGGAAACAGCAATAGCGAAGGAAAAAATGGGACTAAACAAAGACAAGCTTACTATTTTATCAGTAGGGGGTTCTTTAGGATCCAGAACATTAAATAATGCCTGGAAATCTCATTTAAATGAAATTGTAAATAAAGATTATCAGCTCATCTGGCAAACAGGTAAGCTTGATTATAAAGATATTTTAGAAGAAACAAAAAATGTTGATACCAGAAATATCCAGATCCTTGAATTCATCAAAGACATGGAACTGGCATATTCTGCAGCAGATATCATTGTTTCAAGAGCAGGAGCCATTGCCATTTCAGAGTTGGCAGTAGCACAAAAACCGGTACTGTTAGTACCCTTCCCCTTTGCAGCGGAAGACCACCAAACTAAAAATGCCCTAAATCTGGTTGAAAAAAATGCAGCAAGAATGGTAAAAGACTCTGAAATGCAGGAAAAATTCTGGAATACATTATCAGAAATCTGCGGGAATGAAAGTGTAAGAAAAGAAATGTCTGACAATCTGAAGTATTTTGCCAAGCCGGACGCTGCAAAAGAAATTGTAGATGAGATATTTAAAATAATAAGATAA
- a CDS encoding cell division protein FtsQ/DivIB gives MKNKYRILKIVVTVIILGLLLSFSLKRFGHQQITDNKISVKMNEKTPVYFVDEKDIREIVKKENPSGKVGDLNIPALEKRINTLPAVDSANVYLNLNGKLNLDIKQRVPVFRLNKDGKDFYVDEKGIEFPISRTYSHPCMLVTGNVQPDEYEKLAELVGKIDKDDFSKKFFIGISKNKDSYNLLTSEGNYRVEIGDLDNIDFKVRGFKTFVEKYLVYQDPQKYNMVSVKYQNQIVTTLNPYFKENDSLLKAGKLELARAPSPAAMAKKTETKPKVTEAKKTNSTSIKPKENTKPKTHSKEAKKKEKKSPAPAQSKPKPKPKVKIE, from the coding sequence ATGAAAAATAAATACAGAATATTAAAAATTGTCGTTACCGTAATCATCCTTGGATTGTTACTGAGTTTCTCATTGAAGAGATTCGGGCATCAGCAGATTACGGACAATAAAATTTCTGTAAAAATGAATGAAAAAACTCCGGTTTATTTTGTTGATGAAAAGGATATCCGGGAAATTGTAAAAAAAGAGAATCCTTCAGGTAAAGTAGGTGATCTTAACATCCCCGCTTTAGAAAAGAGAATCAATACTCTTCCTGCTGTTGATAGTGCCAATGTCTATCTGAACCTCAATGGAAAACTAAATCTGGATATCAAACAGAGAGTTCCGGTTTTCAGGCTTAATAAGGACGGAAAAGACTTTTATGTAGATGAAAAAGGTATTGAATTTCCTATTTCAAGAACCTATTCACATCCTTGTATGCTGGTAACAGGAAATGTACAACCTGATGAATATGAGAAACTGGCAGAACTCGTCGGAAAAATCGATAAAGACGATTTCAGTAAAAAATTCTTTATTGGAATCTCAAAAAATAAAGACAGCTATAATCTCCTCACCAGCGAAGGAAACTACAGAGTAGAGATCGGGGATTTAGATAATATTGATTTTAAAGTAAGAGGATTTAAAACCTTTGTAGAGAAATACCTGGTCTATCAGGATCCTCAAAAATATAACATGGTTTCCGTGAAATATCAGAATCAGATTGTCACCACCCTGAATCCTTACTTCAAGGAAAACGACAGCCTTTTGAAAGCCGGGAAACTAGAATTGGCAAGAGCTCCGTCTCCGGCAGCAATGGCGAAAAAAACGGAAACCAAGCCAAAGGTTACAGAAGCGAAGAAAACAAATTCAACTTCCATAAAACCGAAAGAGAATACAAAACCAAAAACACACTCAAAAGAGGCAAAGAAAAAAGAAAAAAAATCCCCGGCGCCGGCACAGTCCAAGCCAAAGCCGAAACCAAAGGTGAAAATAGAATAA
- a CDS encoding FtsW/RodA/SpoVE family cell cycle protein, which produces MDEQNTENRFEFLKGDKVLWMVILVISIFSIFPVYSASSNLEYIVNNGTTTGHVIKHMFFVVLGLAIMRLVGTIKYEYIGKLSSILLGLMIVLLVVTMFTGQTIDGASASRWLKIPGTPISFQPSSFAFLMLIIYLCRYLTKKITRERLPIENIMYIFGPILLVFVLVAKDNGSTALMILMVSVVVLVIGQLHWKYIAGFISASFVAIVLFLLIALNTNMIGGNRVHTWMSRVETFTSSKAKSADVDDESVKAKNYQVMQAKAAIVHGGITGMGPGKSALKQMLPQSASDFIFAVIVEEYGVIGAAFLICLYLIMMIRIVMIASKMPAFFGSLLVLSLGVMIFIQLSVNIAVAINLIPVTGQPLPLISYGGTSMLVTYLQLGIILNISSRIQIYDEEGMGKKQSIAEINDIA; this is translated from the coding sequence ATGGACGAACAGAACACAGAAAACAGATTTGAATTTCTAAAGGGCGATAAAGTACTTTGGATGGTCATTCTTGTGATCTCCATTTTCTCTATTTTCCCTGTTTATTCTGCAAGTTCAAATCTCGAATACATTGTTAATAACGGAACCACAACAGGTCACGTTATCAAACACATGTTCTTTGTAGTCCTTGGATTAGCAATTATGAGATTGGTAGGAACTATAAAATATGAATACATCGGAAAGCTCAGCAGTATCTTGCTTGGCCTGATGATCGTATTATTGGTAGTTACTATGTTCACCGGCCAGACCATTGACGGAGCCAGTGCTTCCAGATGGCTGAAAATACCGGGAACTCCCATCTCCTTCCAGCCCTCATCATTTGCATTCTTGATGTTAATCATCTATCTGTGCAGGTATTTAACCAAAAAGATAACAAGAGAGAGACTTCCGATAGAAAATATCATGTATATATTCGGCCCTATTCTTCTTGTTTTTGTGCTGGTGGCGAAAGATAACGGATCAACTGCATTAATGATCTTAATGGTATCCGTAGTTGTTTTGGTTATCGGCCAGCTTCACTGGAAGTATATTGCAGGATTTATTTCAGCTTCATTTGTAGCGATCGTTCTCTTCCTGTTAATTGCTTTAAATACCAACATGATCGGCGGAAACCGTGTTCATACCTGGATGAGCCGTGTAGAAACATTTACTTCAAGCAAAGCAAAATCTGCCGATGTAGATGATGAAAGTGTAAAAGCAAAAAACTATCAGGTAATGCAGGCAAAAGCAGCCATTGTACATGGAGGTATTACCGGAATGGGACCGGGGAAAAGTGCATTGAAACAAATGCTGCCACAGTCTGCCTCCGATTTTATCTTCGCAGTTATTGTAGAAGAATATGGAGTAATCGGCGCCGCTTTTCTGATCTGTCTCTATCTCATTATGATGATACGGATAGTAATGATCGCCAGTAAAATGCCGGCATTCTTCGGGTCATTACTGGTGCTCAGTCTCGGGGTGATGATTTTTATACAGCTTTCGGTTAATATTGCCGTGGCCATCAACCTGATCCCGGTAACAGGTCAGCCGTTGCCATTGATAAGTTATGGAGGAACTTCCATGCTGGTAACCTATCTACAGCTTGGAATTATCTTAAATATAAGCTCAAGAATCCAGATTTATGACGAAGAAGGGATGGGCAAGAAACAAAGTATAGCAGAAATAAACGATATCGCATAA